Proteins co-encoded in one Lentisphaera araneosa HTCC2155 genomic window:
- a CDS encoding type II secretion system protein has product MKKFSLVELLVVIAIISILSSLLLPSLSKARKTAKMTQCLSSARQLSISITMYNEDNDSYFPAAYGNYGWDDLVASYYGLQWTDDEIAENGMSNVNYSYTKLQCPSDDVASAAASKFRKSYIINDYKSSGNWNVGVSGREKTGSANPAQDRVAESIKVTEVTKANKTIVLGEHWNKWNLVGSGGDQSHGTTGYFYREFIFNPTSVAGLKVSNHFDKGISNFSMVDGSAKKMNSYQVLEGSAISSTLSNYRGSWFDSAQ; this is encoded by the coding sequence ATGAAAAAGTTTTCTTTGGTTGAATTATTAGTCGTGATCGCCATCATCTCGATCCTCTCTTCCTTGCTTTTACCTTCTCTCAGCAAGGCTCGCAAAACTGCCAAGATGACTCAATGCCTCAGCTCGGCTCGCCAACTCAGCATCTCAATCACTATGTATAACGAAGATAACGACAGCTATTTCCCTGCCGCTTATGGCAACTATGGCTGGGATGATCTCGTTGCATCTTATTACGGCCTGCAATGGACCGACGATGAAATAGCAGAAAATGGCATGTCGAATGTCAACTATAGCTATACAAAGCTGCAATGCCCTTCAGACGATGTCGCTTCAGCTGCGGCAAGTAAATTTAGAAAATCCTACATCATTAATGATTATAAATCCTCAGGAAATTGGAATGTTGGAGTCAGTGGGCGTGAAAAAACTGGTAGCGCCAACCCTGCCCAAGATCGAGTTGCTGAATCAATTAAAGTAACTGAAGTGACTAAGGCAAATAAAACCATTGTTCTGGGCGAACATTGGAATAAGTGGAACCTCGTCGGAAGCGGTGGTGATCAATCCCATGGCACTACAGGATATTTTTATCGCGAGTTCATTTTTAATCCAACGAGTGTTGCGGGCCTCAAAGTCAGTAACCACTTCGATAAAGGCATCAGTAACTTCTCTATGGTGGATGGCAGTGCCAAAAAAATGAATTCTTATCAAGTGCTCGAAGGATCCGCCATCAGTTCTACATTGAGTAACTACCGAGGTTCATGGTTCGATAGTGCTCAGTAA
- a CDS encoding SGNH/GDSL hydrolase family protein, with protein sequence MKFFLSLAFILCPLLWAEKTIPASKMTYTIRGAQYSQLTQQGMEFRRFPLEFQKLKSTQLGFNMKKAETSSGVSISFTSNSSKITLNFVVPKEAENRGSDFALYIGRKLVQEFSFKKTQPIVISFDNPSPGSETTYELVLPSFSNPILQNFIIDDKSSLKADKSKQKKKYLAIGDSISHGVGQDSKSYKTYPFLLSKRLDLQIYNLAVGGGKISPALSKRLKDFNNVKLMTILIGYNDLKFQGKTVKQYIEAYDQFLNEARSAHPHTKIICISLLYTKTKESSKTKITPDEYRVALEQLVAQKRQEGDKNLHFIAGESITSVKNLRPDSPDPVHLGIYGASNFARELEKQIAPLLVK encoded by the coding sequence ATGAAGTTTTTTCTAAGCCTCGCATTTATCCTCTGCCCATTACTCTGGGCCGAAAAAACAATCCCCGCTTCTAAAATGACCTATACCATACGAGGAGCACAGTACAGTCAACTGACTCAGCAGGGAATGGAATTCCGTCGCTTCCCTCTGGAATTTCAAAAACTCAAGAGTACTCAGCTTGGTTTCAATATGAAAAAAGCTGAAACAAGTTCTGGCGTCAGCATCTCCTTTACCTCAAATAGTTCAAAAATCACCCTTAACTTTGTCGTTCCAAAAGAAGCTGAAAATCGTGGCTCTGACTTTGCTCTCTACATCGGAAGAAAACTGGTTCAAGAGTTCAGTTTCAAAAAAACTCAGCCTATTGTCATTAGCTTTGATAATCCATCGCCCGGAAGTGAAACGACTTATGAATTGGTGCTACCCAGTTTTTCCAATCCCATACTTCAAAACTTCATCATCGATGACAAATCATCATTAAAAGCAGATAAAAGCAAACAAAAAAAGAAGTATTTAGCGATTGGCGACTCCATAAGCCACGGAGTCGGACAAGACTCTAAATCATATAAAACTTACCCCTTCTTACTTTCCAAAAGACTCGACCTACAAATATATAACCTCGCTGTTGGAGGAGGTAAAATCTCCCCAGCCTTATCAAAGCGTTTAAAGGATTTTAACAACGTAAAGCTAATGACAATTTTGATTGGCTATAACGACCTTAAATTTCAGGGTAAAACAGTGAAACAATATATTGAAGCTTATGACCAGTTCCTCAACGAAGCACGATCCGCCCACCCACATACTAAAATCATCTGCATAAGTTTACTCTACACAAAAACAAAAGAGTCGTCAAAAACCAAAATAACTCCCGATGAATACCGAGTGGCTCTTGAACAACTTGTCGCTCAGAAACGTCAAGAAGGTGATAAAAACTTACATTTTATTGCCGGCGAGAGCATTACTTCAGTCAAAAATTTACGTCCCGATTCACCTGACCCAGTGCATTTGGGTATCTATGGGGCATCCAACTTCGCCCGCGAACTCGAAAAACAGATTGCTCCTTTACTTGTAAAATAA
- a CDS encoding sulfatase yields MIKRSLFCTLFTFTILAAEKPNVLFIAVDDLKPELGAYGNTQVKSPNIDKLASRSSVFTNAHCQWAVCGPSRASLMTGLYPESTGVMDLKTPMRSVNPDVLTLPQHFKNSGYFTAATGKIYDPRCVDGRTKDDAPSWSTPYKTLNYGKVKLKDGKHFAKAPELNDEDLTDGQILLNGLDLLEQAQNQDKPFFVAVGFKKPHLPFVAPKKYWDLYDRERLTLPSFLDKAQGASDYGWHDSNELRSYDGIPKKGPIAIELQKEAYHGYLACVSYIDALVGRLIQDLEKRNLADNTIIVLWGDHGFHLGDHNMWGKHTNLEQATRSPLIISLPKQKAQKSHTPAGLIDIFPTLCEAAGLEVPEVVQGTSLFPVINGEKDQHKNGAISFFKSKGAKGYSYRTKRYRYIEWSKGNKVEAIELYDYENDPQEKINLATQQESKELIRTLSQALREDGKGCQLMFKVK; encoded by the coding sequence ATGATAAAACGCTCTCTCTTTTGTACACTCTTTACATTTACAATTTTAGCCGCTGAAAAACCCAATGTATTATTTATTGCCGTGGATGATTTAAAGCCCGAGCTAGGAGCCTATGGTAATACTCAAGTTAAAAGCCCGAACATCGATAAACTCGCTTCGCGTTCAAGTGTTTTCACTAATGCTCATTGTCAATGGGCCGTTTGTGGCCCATCACGCGCCAGTTTAATGACGGGGCTTTACCCGGAAAGTACTGGTGTCATGGATTTAAAAACTCCCATGCGTTCAGTTAACCCAGATGTTCTCACCCTGCCGCAACACTTTAAAAACTCTGGTTATTTCACTGCGGCTACAGGCAAGATATATGATCCTCGTTGTGTTGATGGCCGTACTAAAGATGATGCCCCTTCATGGAGCACCCCCTACAAAACACTCAATTACGGAAAAGTTAAGCTCAAGGATGGCAAGCATTTTGCGAAGGCTCCCGAACTCAATGACGAAGACTTGACTGATGGACAAATCCTCTTGAATGGCCTCGATTTACTCGAACAAGCACAGAATCAGGATAAACCGTTCTTTGTTGCCGTGGGGTTCAAAAAACCACACTTGCCTTTTGTAGCTCCAAAAAAGTATTGGGACCTCTACGATCGTGAACGACTCACTCTCCCTAGTTTTCTAGATAAAGCCCAAGGTGCGAGTGACTATGGTTGGCATGATAGTAATGAACTTCGTAGTTATGATGGCATTCCCAAGAAAGGCCCCATAGCGATTGAGCTTCAAAAAGAAGCTTATCATGGCTACTTAGCCTGTGTTTCTTATATCGATGCCTTGGTTGGCCGCTTGATCCAAGATTTGGAAAAACGCAATCTAGCCGACAATACCATCATCGTTTTGTGGGGTGACCATGGCTTCCACCTTGGCGATCATAACATGTGGGGAAAACACACGAACTTAGAACAAGCCACGCGTTCGCCGCTGATCATTTCGCTTCCTAAGCAAAAAGCTCAAAAAAGCCACACTCCTGCGGGGCTCATCGATATCTTCCCCACACTATGTGAAGCTGCGGGTCTTGAAGTGCCAGAAGTTGTCCAAGGCACCAGTCTTTTCCCCGTCATCAACGGTGAAAAAGATCAACACAAAAATGGGGCGATTAGTTTCTTTAAAAGCAAAGGCGCTAAAGGCTATTCCTACCGCACCAAGCGCTATCGCTATATTGAGTGGAGCAAAGGAAATAAAGTTGAGGCTATCGAACTTTATGATTACGAAAACGATCCCCAAGAAAAGATCAACCTAGCTACACAGCAGGAATCAAAGGAACTTATTAGAACTCTTAGCCAAGCCCTCCGTGAAGATGGCAAGGGCTGCCAACTGATGTTCAAAGTCAAATAA
- a CDS encoding endo-1,4-beta-xylanase codes for MPKTRSHTRKRQEKPKQSSFSLLLKIFMILGLSTFILVCIFWNSGQKVDVSELQIADIPYSEVGSEVKKLPQEYKSVAYLIKKQEKAPWFQQVTKRVEEHRKSDLVLVLKDSQGNSIAHTDVKINLESHDFHHGGIMSIWQFSGVRKSTKPYIDPKIYRSKFLDLFNATGFNNAFKPKLEKSHAEHLPKAIQWAKENKIPLRGHTLIWPGEKHLPKEVLEHKDNKTKLRKACNDMIRRWAKKWDLYEWDVINEPRANHMVQDKLGKSEEAKWFKLAKQAAKNPNVKLYLNEYQIVSGVKDSFKDSYEKNVQDLLDQGTPLHGLGIQSRFKFDISPEQIYKNLNRLNKFNLPIKGTEFEVVDLKRKLSDQQRAEITFQVASTYFSHKLVKGLYVWTIFQSSKTAMLNGKPSWGYSSFMINADGSLNANGLVWKYLFKTLWTTKASVKTNELGIAKIKVFKGRYKVSFTHQGKKVNKTIQLDKNKIIEIKL; via the coding sequence ATGCCTAAAACTCGCTCACATACTCGAAAAAGACAAGAAAAACCAAAACAGAGTTCTTTTTCACTTTTACTCAAAATTTTCATGATCCTAGGACTGAGTACTTTTATTTTAGTCTGCATTTTTTGGAATTCTGGACAAAAGGTCGATGTATCTGAGCTACAAATTGCCGACATCCCCTACAGTGAAGTGGGTTCTGAAGTTAAAAAACTCCCACAAGAATACAAATCCGTTGCTTACCTCATAAAAAAACAAGAAAAAGCTCCTTGGTTTCAACAGGTAACAAAGCGGGTCGAAGAACATAGGAAATCTGACTTAGTTCTTGTTTTAAAGGATTCACAAGGCAATAGCATCGCCCATACGGATGTAAAAATCAATCTGGAAAGTCATGACTTTCACCATGGGGGCATCATGAGTATTTGGCAATTTAGCGGGGTCCGCAAATCCACGAAGCCCTATATTGACCCCAAGATTTACCGTTCGAAGTTTCTTGATTTATTTAATGCCACAGGCTTTAACAATGCTTTTAAACCAAAACTAGAAAAAAGTCATGCCGAACACCTTCCAAAAGCGATCCAATGGGCGAAAGAAAATAAGATCCCACTTCGTGGTCACACCTTAATTTGGCCAGGAGAAAAACATCTTCCCAAGGAAGTTCTCGAACACAAAGATAATAAAACTAAATTACGTAAAGCCTGTAATGACATGATCCGTAGATGGGCAAAAAAATGGGACCTCTATGAATGGGATGTGATTAATGAACCGAGGGCTAATCACATGGTTCAAGATAAATTGGGCAAGAGCGAAGAAGCCAAATGGTTTAAACTCGCTAAGCAAGCCGCAAAAAACCCTAATGTTAAGCTCTACCTCAACGAATACCAAATCGTCTCTGGCGTTAAAGATTCATTCAAAGATAGCTACGAAAAGAATGTTCAAGACCTGCTAGATCAAGGAACCCCACTCCACGGCCTAGGAATACAAAGTCGATTCAAGTTCGATATTAGTCCTGAACAAATATACAAAAATTTAAATCGGCTCAACAAATTCAACTTGCCCATCAAAGGCACTGAATTTGAAGTCGTGGATCTCAAACGCAAGCTAAGCGATCAACAACGCGCAGAGATCACCTTCCAAGTGGCGAGTACTTATTTCAGTCACAAACTGGTCAAGGGACTGTACGTTTGGACTATATTTCAATCCTCAAAGACAGCGATGTTAAATGGTAAACCGAGTTGGGGCTACTCGTCTTTTATGATTAATGCCGATGGCTCGTTAAACGCTAATGGTCTCGTATGGAAATACCTCTTCAAAACACTTTGGACCACCAAAGCTTCAGTCAAAACAAATGAATTAGGCATTGCCAAAATCAAGGTATTTAAAGGGCGTTACAAAGTAAGTTTCACCCACCAAGGAAAGAAAGTCAACAAAACTATCCAGCTCGACAAAAACAAAATTATTGAAATTAAACTCTAG
- a CDS encoding SDR family oxidoreductase, with amino-acid sequence MKILITGASGYIGGQLMMSLYKKYEISCLTRTKKDYLESMYPEANFCYGDASNTEDVEKACEGVDIIFYFIHAMGSSGDFEQEDKINALNFSHAAQACGVKRIIYLGGLVEADSKMSKHMKSRAEVGRLLKSDGVQVLEFRASVVLGAGSLSFEMIRALVEHLPMMVCPSWVRKYCQAIYIGDLIKYLVRAIELGVEGSHIFEIGGKDVTTYGELMKSYAKLRSLKRYMIPVPILTPHLSSLWLGLVTPLYSRVGRKIIDSVKHDSVVSDPVSKELFPFDCIGVDEALNLIQKNEDEGYVHTRWNDAMAAAGIKKVDWKGVHFGNRLVDSRTLEVNCSAEKAFYPIQTIGGDKGWYCGNWLWSMRGFLDLLMGGPGVRRGRRDPNTLHQGDVLDFWRVDLYKANEVLLLEAEMKLPGRAWLKFEVTPVDENNCKIRQTAIYDPLGFLGVVYWYAVVPLHAYVFGGMIKEIKKRALQHAREN; translated from the coding sequence ATGAAAATATTAATTACAGGTGCGAGTGGCTACATAGGCGGACAACTCATGATGTCTTTGTACAAGAAATATGAAATTTCTTGCTTAACTCGAACGAAAAAAGATTACTTAGAAAGTATGTATCCCGAAGCAAACTTTTGCTATGGCGATGCATCAAATACTGAGGATGTGGAAAAAGCCTGTGAGGGCGTTGACATTATTTTTTATTTCATTCATGCAATGGGAAGCAGTGGCGACTTTGAGCAAGAAGACAAAATAAATGCGCTCAACTTTTCCCATGCGGCGCAAGCTTGCGGTGTAAAGAGGATTATTTATTTAGGTGGACTTGTCGAAGCGGACTCGAAGATGTCAAAACACATGAAAAGTCGTGCAGAAGTAGGGAGACTGCTCAAATCTGATGGGGTTCAAGTTTTGGAGTTTCGCGCTTCGGTGGTTTTGGGCGCGGGTAGTCTATCCTTCGAAATGATTCGTGCTCTCGTAGAGCATTTACCGATGATGGTTTGTCCCTCATGGGTACGTAAGTATTGCCAAGCAATTTATATAGGTGATCTCATCAAGTATCTAGTACGAGCTATTGAATTAGGAGTCGAGGGTAGTCATATTTTTGAAATAGGCGGTAAAGATGTCACTACTTATGGAGAATTAATGAAGAGCTATGCCAAGCTTAGATCTCTGAAAAGATATATGATTCCCGTTCCCATATTAACGCCTCATTTATCGAGTTTATGGTTGGGACTAGTGACACCTCTTTATTCTCGCGTAGGTCGCAAAATTATTGATAGTGTGAAACACGATAGCGTTGTGTCAGATCCGGTATCAAAAGAATTATTTCCTTTTGATTGTATTGGGGTGGATGAAGCGCTTAATTTAATCCAAAAGAATGAAGATGAGGGCTACGTGCATACGAGATGGAATGATGCGATGGCGGCTGCTGGAATTAAAAAAGTTGATTGGAAGGGAGTTCACTTTGGAAATCGTTTAGTCGATTCGCGAACACTAGAAGTTAATTGTTCTGCAGAAAAAGCTTTTTATCCCATACAAACTATTGGGGGAGACAAAGGTTGGTACTGTGGCAATTGGCTCTGGTCTATGCGTGGTTTTCTCGATTTACTCATGGGAGGGCCTGGAGTACGACGAGGCCGACGCGATCCTAATACTCTGCATCAAGGAGATGTATTGGACTTTTGGAGAGTGGACCTCTATAAAGCCAACGAAGTCTTGCTTTTAGAAGCGGAAATGAAATTACCTGGGAGAGCCTGGCTCAAATTTGAGGTGACTCCAGTCGATGAGAACAATTGTAAGATTCGACAAACTGCAATTTACGACCCTTTAGGATTTTTGGGTGTGGTCTATTGGTACGCAGTTGTACCCTTGCACGCCTATGTTTTTGGGGGGATGATTAAGGAAATTAAAAAGAGGGCTTTGCAACATGCAAGAGAAAATTAA
- a CDS encoding sulfatase, translating to MMKILGVLLFTLTLFGAEKPNIILFYVDDFGVNDLSCNGSTFYETPHMDQLAADGVKFTNAYTAFPRCLPARQALLTGKYPSRFDVQPYPKQHLPFEEVTFGEALKEEGYETSYIGKWHLGHKGQDPSKQGFDHIVHTGHAGATKSFFYPFPVEKGHSVENPVKGKEGDYLTDILRDEACEFIKSKADKPFLLVMAHYAVHTPLEGRPDLVEKYRKKLKKMGLSEGGHSDDADIVRDKTGMHKTIQNNPHYAALIESVDTSLGKIMQTLKDLKIDDNTVIILSADHGGLSSRGLNNKRPLATTNAPYRQGKGWTYEGGIRVPHIVKWPGKVKAGTVSTVQTIGTDHYPTMLEMAGLKLKPEQHIDGRSYLKALKGEGYQRDGMFWYSHTARPDSTGDTRGMAYTEGKYKIHEWFDEGSLELYDLENDLGEQNDLSKQMPEKAKELHDKMLAIEASIGNYRKQGLRSTQKRLEKKNKSKKKSKKH from the coding sequence ATGATGAAGATTTTAGGCGTATTACTTTTTACTTTGACTCTTTTTGGAGCAGAAAAACCCAATATAATTTTATTTTACGTCGATGACTTTGGCGTAAACGACCTTTCTTGTAATGGCAGCACCTTTTACGAAACACCCCATATGGATCAATTAGCGGCTGATGGTGTGAAGTTTACCAACGCTTACACGGCTTTCCCAAGATGTTTGCCGGCTCGTCAAGCATTACTCACGGGGAAATACCCAAGTCGTTTTGATGTTCAGCCTTATCCCAAACAACATTTGCCTTTTGAAGAAGTCACTTTTGGTGAAGCTTTGAAAGAGGAGGGCTACGAGACTTCCTATATTGGCAAATGGCACTTAGGCCACAAGGGACAAGACCCTAGTAAGCAAGGTTTCGATCACATTGTTCACACTGGTCATGCGGGTGCGACAAAAAGCTTCTTTTACCCATTTCCGGTGGAAAAAGGTCACAGTGTAGAGAATCCTGTAAAAGGTAAAGAAGGGGATTACCTAACAGATATCTTGCGTGATGAAGCTTGCGAATTTATTAAATCAAAAGCAGATAAACCATTTTTGCTAGTGATGGCGCATTATGCGGTCCACACCCCACTCGAAGGTCGTCCTGACTTAGTAGAGAAATATCGCAAGAAGCTCAAAAAAATGGGCTTGAGTGAAGGTGGTCATAGCGATGATGCCGATATCGTTCGAGATAAAACGGGTATGCATAAAACCATTCAAAATAACCCTCATTATGCGGCTTTAATTGAAAGTGTAGATACGAGTTTGGGTAAGATTATGCAAACTTTAAAAGATCTAAAGATCGATGATAACACCGTTATTATTTTATCGGCTGACCACGGTGGCTTGTCATCGAGAGGCCTTAATAACAAACGCCCATTAGCAACGACTAATGCACCTTATCGTCAAGGTAAAGGCTGGACTTATGAAGGTGGTATTCGTGTGCCTCATATTGTGAAGTGGCCTGGTAAAGTTAAAGCTGGCACAGTTAGTACGGTACAAACAATCGGCACGGATCACTACCCCACAATGTTAGAAATGGCGGGTTTAAAACTAAAGCCAGAGCAGCATATAGATGGAAGAAGTTACCTCAAAGCCTTAAAGGGTGAAGGTTATCAGCGAGATGGAATGTTCTGGTATTCGCATACGGCTCGTCCAGATAGCACCGGAGACACTCGTGGTATGGCTTACACAGAAGGGAAATACAAAATTCACGAGTGGTTTGATGAAGGATCGCTTGAGCTTTATGATTTAGAAAATGATCTAGGTGAGCAAAATGACCTCAGTAAGCAAATGCCTGAGAAAGCCAAAGAACTTCACGACAAAATGCTGGCGATAGAAGCATCAATTGGCAACTACAGGAAGCAAGGTTTGCGCTCTACGCAAAAGCGTTTAGAGAAGAAAAATAAGTCAAAGAAAAAATCTAAGAAGCATTAA
- a CDS encoding cysteine peptidase family C39 domain-containing protein translates to MSLIVIITSSLLAFYLAKTVYARKATQLTRHNAFHKNIAGFIFFIIIAMLGFVLRVLSLKYEYAYKLPLYPQAYAIEIFLFGLNSLVVYSSTFLFLITLKEKQDRLSTSLAVLFIYMSLNSIYLYHTRSPQIKERQLNGVILQSDPMSCAAASLANISHYFQMPQSERTCVNAIGTSVQGSSPAQIVLGARKLDFEAKIVHNKTVEAIIFPAILFVDAPLGKEKHALVIMNKVNEFYEIWDPDKGRVYWSAEYLGSRWHGNGIEISPKT, encoded by the coding sequence ATGAGTTTAATTGTAATCATCACTTCGAGCCTACTTGCGTTTTATCTCGCGAAAACTGTTTATGCTCGTAAAGCAACTCAACTCACTCGCCATAATGCCTTCCACAAAAATATTGCTGGCTTTATTTTTTTCATCATCATTGCTATGCTTGGATTTGTGCTTAGGGTTTTATCTCTTAAGTATGAGTACGCCTATAAACTGCCTCTATACCCTCAAGCTTACGCTATTGAAATCTTTCTTTTTGGGCTCAATTCCCTTGTCGTATATTCATCAACGTTCCTTTTCTTAATTACCCTCAAGGAGAAGCAAGATCGTTTAAGTACAAGTTTAGCCGTATTATTTATTTATATGTCACTCAATAGTATTTATCTCTATCACACGCGAAGTCCGCAAATAAAAGAACGTCAATTAAATGGAGTGATTCTTCAAAGCGACCCCATGAGTTGTGCTGCTGCTTCACTTGCCAATATTAGTCATTACTTTCAAATGCCTCAAAGCGAACGCACTTGTGTAAATGCCATTGGAACGAGCGTGCAAGGCAGTTCTCCTGCGCAAATAGTTCTCGGTGCACGTAAGTTGGACTTTGAAGCGAAAATCGTTCATAATAAAACTGTCGAAGCAATTATCTTCCCAGCGATACTTTTTGTCGATGCACCTTTAGGAAAAGAAAAGCACGCCTTAGTTATCATGAATAAGGTCAATGAGTTTTATGAAATTTGGGACCCTGACAAAGGAAGGGTTTACTGGAGTGCGGAGTATTTAGGCTCGCGTTGGCATGGAAATGGAATTGAGATCAGCCCCAAAACCTAA
- a CDS encoding YbgA family protein translates to MQEKIKIGLSACLSGDEVRYNGQGCRDKLVMDQLHDFFDYVKVCPEMAIGLGTPRPTIRLVQHEKIRLQETKGDGDYTEKMEAFAKEDMERLKKLDLCGFIFKKGSPSCGAYRVKIYSEEGHPLIEKTAGMYALQVKKNFPWLPIEEDGRLNDAPLFENFIFRAFALNDWQQMLRKGLSHGGLHNFHRRHKYALMAHSHEAVNELGNYIAHKGDLSIEVMAESYLSRFMDFMSKPPKRLQHANVLYHLLGYFKKDIDAFDKEDTVKMIEQYRKGYIPLVVPITRISHYTQKYEQEYLMDQSYLERPDKLGLLNKL, encoded by the coding sequence ATGCAAGAGAAAATTAAAATTGGTTTATCCGCCTGCCTATCAGGTGATGAAGTTCGTTATAACGGTCAGGGCTGTAGAGATAAATTAGTCATGGATCAACTCCACGACTTTTTTGATTACGTGAAAGTATGCCCAGAAATGGCCATTGGCTTGGGGACTCCGAGGCCGACGATTCGCTTAGTCCAACACGAAAAAATTCGTCTCCAAGAAACTAAGGGTGATGGTGATTACACCGAGAAGATGGAAGCCTTTGCTAAAGAGGATATGGAAAGGCTTAAAAAGCTGGATCTCTGTGGCTTTATATTTAAGAAAGGCTCGCCTTCCTGCGGGGCTTATCGCGTAAAAATCTACAGTGAAGAAGGTCATCCCCTTATCGAGAAAACTGCGGGCATGTACGCACTGCAAGTCAAGAAGAATTTTCCTTGGCTACCCATAGAAGAAGATGGTAGACTCAATGATGCACCGCTTTTTGAGAACTTCATTTTCCGTGCTTTTGCTCTCAATGATTGGCAACAAATGTTGCGTAAGGGTTTAAGTCATGGGGGCTTACATAACTTTCATCGTCGCCACAAATACGCACTCATGGCGCATAGTCATGAAGCCGTGAACGAGCTTGGAAATTATATCGCCCACAAGGGAGACTTGAGTATAGAAGTTATGGCAGAAAGTTATTTGTCGCGCTTTATGGACTTTATGTCCAAGCCACCAAAACGCTTGCAACATGCCAATGTGCTCTATCACCTTTTGGGCTACTTCAAAAAGGATATCGATGCTTTTGATAAAGAAGATACCGTAAAAATGATTGAGCAGTATCGCAAGGGCTATATTCCTCTCGTTGTACCGATCACAAGGATTTCTCACTATACCCAAAAATATGAACAAGAGTATTTGATGGATCAATCCTATCTTGAAAGACCCGATAAATTAGGTCTTTTAAACAAGCTGTGA
- a CDS encoding flavin reductase family protein, whose amino-acid sequence MILNRDDIEAMEKRHRTCLINCLSGYKSPMLVGTKSQSGVDNLSLFSSVFHLGANPPLIGMISRPHTVIRDTLENIIETGVYTLNLVDDSFFQLAHQCSARYPQDESEFEGAGIESEFVNDFQAPFVLQSALKIALELKEVKHLEINKTELIIGEIKFIEIDDEILTEDGFADIAKAGAVASVGLDAYHRVELANRLAYAKYSK is encoded by the coding sequence ATGATTTTAAATAGAGATGATATTGAGGCAATGGAGAAACGTCATCGTACCTGTTTGATCAATTGCCTCTCAGGATACAAGAGTCCTATGTTGGTGGGAACAAAAAGTCAATCAGGAGTAGATAACCTCTCCTTATTCAGTTCTGTATTTCACTTAGGAGCAAATCCACCGCTCATAGGAATGATAAGTCGTCCTCATACAGTGATCAGAGATACATTAGAAAATATCATAGAAACGGGAGTTTATACACTAAATTTAGTGGATGATTCATTTTTTCAATTAGCACATCAATGCTCAGCGCGTTACCCCCAAGATGAATCTGAATTCGAAGGTGCAGGAATTGAAAGTGAGTTTGTCAACGACTTTCAGGCTCCATTTGTCTTACAAAGTGCATTAAAAATAGCTTTGGAATTGAAAGAAGTGAAGCACCTAGAAATCAACAAAACGGAACTCATTATCGGTGAAATTAAATTCATCGAAATTGATGATGAGATTTTAACTGAGGATGGTTTTGCGGATATCGCAAAAGCGGGAGCCGTAGCAAGTGTGGGCTTAGATGCTTACCATAGAGTCGAATTAGCCAACCGTCTCGCCTACGCTAAATACAGTAAATAA